One uncultured Carboxylicivirga sp. genomic window, TATTTCGAAAACAGATTATTTGCAGGTTAAATCTCAATTAGCAACTGAAAAATCGAGCCTGATCAGTGCACAAAGTGAGTTGGCAATTTCAAAGGTAAATCTGATGCAGATGATGCTTTTACCTGTAAGTAACGACTTTGATATTTCATACCCTGAACTAGCTGAAAATATCAATCAGGATTTGCTTCCGGATGCAACCGAGGTTTATGCAATTTCGGCTGACATCAGGCCAACATTAAGGAGTGCAGCATATCAAAAGCAAAGTGCTGAGCTTAACGAAAAAATTGCAAGAGCCGGATATATGCCTGTTCTTTCAGCAAATGCTGGATTGTCTACTGGATACAGCAATACTTTGGATGCAACCTATACCAATCAGTTAAACGACCGTTTTACTCCAAACGTGGGATTAACTTTATCGATTCCAATCTTTCAGAATAAACAGGTTAAATCGAGTGTAGCAAAGGCAAAGATTAGTTATCTGAATGCCGAATTGACTGAAAAAGATGAGCAAAACACACTTCGAATGAACATTGAACAGGTTTGTCTGGATGTGATGACTTCACAATACGAGTTTGAAGCCTACAAAGAAGTATTTGAAGCCAACGAAGAATCGTATGCTCTGGCTGAAGAAAAATACAAAAACGGTTTGATGAACTCAGTTGACTTCATCTTTGAGAAGAATAACCTGATACAGGCTCAAAGTTCATTTTTACAATCGAAATACAAATTACTATTCAATTATAAGATCCTTGATTTTTACAAAGGACAATCCATTACTCTTTAAATCAAACTATCAAGTAGT contains:
- a CDS encoding TolC family protein is translated as MKIISTLLILLIGIGNLLAQDTSSNTWTLEQCINHALSQNIQVQQTLLSNLSNQVDVEQAKAQKLPSLNASVSYTASWSGSDNTNSWESDYRDNQSNNFSLNSSVTLFNSGKLTKLIEQAKIDMEAGIYDSEAVKETVSLNILNAFMQVIFNKENVENAKIQMEATQEQAEYAEARYAAGAISKTDYLQVKSQLATEKSSLISAQSELAISKVNLMQMMLLPVSNDFDISYPELAENINQDLLPDATEVYAISADIRPTLRSAAYQKQSAELNEKIARAGYMPVLSANAGLSTGYSNTLDATYTNQLNDRFTPNVGLTLSIPIFQNKQVKSSVAKAKISYLNAELTEKDEQNTLRMNIEQVCLDVMTSQYEFEAYKEVFEANEESYALAEEKYKNGLMNSVDFIFEKNNLIQAQSSFLQSKYKLLFNYKILDFYKGQSITL